The sequence CAAAATATCTACCGAACAGTTCATCCGTATAGGTTTCAATTTGACCGGCGAGCATAAAAATTGGCTCTGGGTAATCCGTAAACTTGGCCTCTGCATGAATTTGACCATACAAGTAAAATATTAAAGCCACGAATCTTTTATTTACTGTCTCTTGATCTTGTAAAAAATCCCTTACTTGTTTCAACAGGACAAACAATGCCTTAAATGCCTCATCATCAATGGCCTTTTTGCCAAATGAATCTACACCACGCAATGTGCTTGTAATTTTTTCTATTAAGTCTTCGGCTTCTCGGTTAATTTGATCCCATTTTTCTCTCATAATAGGCCTCCATATCATTTAGGGAACGTGAACATAACACCTAATATTGCACTTTGAGAAATCTTATTATGGACCCGTACCTCTCCATCTTTCTTTGCCCATTTATAAATTGATGGCTGTAGGAGAAATTAGACTTAGCTTTAAATACTTCGCTTTCATTTTGTCAATTTCTTCTTACAACTCACCTGCATGATGAGCTTCAAATAATGCACCTATAATAACACCAAAGAAAATAACTGGGAGGGCTCTCCCTTTCTTCGCTCCTCTAATAGTACCCTTTCTTCCACCCTCAAGGACTTTAAGACCTTCTCTTCCGAGTTCTTCCCAGTCAAATTAGGTGCTGCTTCATGTCCACTCGGATCGGTAAAAACAACGGATTACTCCTTACATACGTATACAAATTCAGCGTAGGCGGAGCCTCGATCTCGACTTCATACGTATCCTCCGATATAAACCGGGCCGGGCGCGGGTCGTAGTAGCGGGCTTGTAGGTGGTAGTAGTACTGCGTCTTCCGATCCCAGTAATAGGCGGCATAGCCGTATGGGTTTTTCTTCACCAGCTCCGTTGTGATGTCCTCGGTTGGCTCTGCTTCCTCCGTTACGAGGTCGGTGATTCCTGCAGAGGTGTCCGTGACCGTTTGTTCCACCGCTGCCGCATCGCCGGTTACGGTCTGTTCCTCGCTTGGCTTGCTCTTGGCCTTGCCATTGGCGTTGCCGTTGCCGTTGCCGGGATGGTAGTCCTATAAATAATAAACCCGATAATATGTTATGTGCACATGAAACTTGTTTTTTTCACATTGGCTAGCCCCCAATAAAAAATAAACCTTGAAAGGCACGAAGCCAATCAAGGTTTAAGTCTTCTAAGAAATGCCTAGTTCTGTTCTAACTCTCTGTAGTAAAAACTCACCAAAGTCACTTGCTACTATTTCATATATTTGGTTTTCTGGTTCAACTCCTATTGAATAGCTTACAATAGGTACTTCTTTAAATTTGTCTGTTTTTTCAATATTTAAACAGAACATTTCCTCACCACCTGTATGATAGATTATCACCAAGTTACACGGCAAGTTCACCTCTTCTCTTTGTTTTAAGGTAAACCATACTGCATCTGGAATTCCAGAATGTTCAAAGTCATCTTTAATAACTCCATAGACTTCTTCAGCACCAAAATTCCCTGCTCCATAATCGAGCAAAAAGTTCCTATACAGAGGTGGAAAAACTAGACCAAGCTTCTTCTCCGCTTTCCCAATTAATTCCTCAGTGGAATTTCCAATAAAATCCCCTAAACCAGGGTGTTGTTCTATTAAATCTACAGCATTTTTATAATCTTGAACGCTCATGTTAATCCTCCATCACTTAAAATCGGTTGCTCTCTTTTTCCAGTATCCTTGCTTCCATTGGTTAAATTCACTTCTGTTGATCCCCGACGGGACTGTGTTCGGGTTAATGTGAATTACTTTACTATTTTGCTGATGGAATGATTGAGTTACCTCTGCTATTGAACTTTCATTCCTCTGGGTCATGTGATGTAGACCGGGTCGGGCGCGGGTCGTAGTAGCGGGCTTGCAGGTAATAATACTGTGTCTTCCGATCACAGTAATAGGCGGCATAGCGGTATGGATTTTCCTTTACCAGCTCCGTTGTGATATCCTCGGTTGGCTCCGCTTCCTCCGTCACAAGTCGGTGATTCCTGCAGAGGTGTCGGTAACCGTTTCTTCAGCCGCTGCCGAATCGCCGATTACGGTCTGTTCCTCGCTTGGCTTGCCTTGCCATTACCTTTGCCATTGGCGTTGCCGTTGCCGGGATGGTAGTCCGGCTCGGTGTTGCCGCTCTCGTCTTCCGGTCCCTGTAAGGAGCCCGGGCTACCGTTGCCGCTTCCGAGATCTCCCCAGCCAATACCTTCACGCACACGCTCGCCAAAAAGGAAAACCTTGAAAGGCACGAAGCCAGTCAAGGTTAACCATTTAATAACTATCCTCAAAAAGACAATTGAATATTGTAACATCTTCCTCTTTTAATTCTAATGAAACATTCGGTACTACAATATTTAGAATAGTTTCATCTAGATTTTTAATTCCGTTTTCATTTAGTATTTCTAAAATTCTTTTACCGTTTCGCTCCGTTTCTTTATTAAGTGGGGAATATGCTTCATATAATTGGACCGCCCCATCAATGTAATTGTACCTAACATATTTAATCACTGAATACGGAGCAATTACTGAAATTAAGACCATAACTCCCGTTATCTCATTCTTTTCCTTGAGATAATCGTTAAATTCATTACTACCAAACCTAAAATTTAGACTCAGCGATGATTGAATGAAATAAGAAAAGCATGTTGAATAACTAAAGTCGGTCAGATTGTCGACGAAAATTTGTTCTAACTCATTATTGATTTTACTGTCCCAATATTGCTTATCAATATATTTAGCTAAAATATATTGAAAGTCACCTTTCCCATACAATCTTTCAATTGTATTCAACAATTCATCTTTCATATATAACCTCCATTATGGTACAGGATAACCGTGAATATTGCCTTTTGAATCAATATGAACTTTTACTCTTGTTTCACCATTAGGTCCAACAGGTTTACCAAAATCATAAACTCTAACACTACCATCAGGTTTGACAGGAGTTCCATTCACCCATGCTTCTTGGGTTAATTGTACCCCATTTTGTCCCTCAGGCCATTGTGTTTTAGTTGAAACATTATTACCATGACCTGGAACGTGCTTGCCCTGTTTTCCTGCATCTACTTTAGGTGCTCCTGGCACTCCTGCGTCTACCGTTCCTTGGCTTGGTAACTTACCCGAATAACCTGGAGCTTTACCCGTCCCCTTAGGAACACTCCTAATATTCCTTACTTCTGATTGCAATGCCTTAACATCATTTGAACTGTCAAGGCTTTGCCTAACTGTCTTGGGTAGTGGTGTCGTTTCCGTAACTCTTTCAGTTCTTGATACCTTTAAGACTGTGGGAGCTTCAGATATTTTTGGGGAACTTGAAAATATTCTCAAATCCAATGTAATTAGCAGTCCTGACATATATTGATCAAACTCCGCCATTTCATAATCATTCTGATATTGAAAGGCATCCATCAATATTTGTTTAGCCCAGCCCGCATTACCCACCGTATTGTCTGCTGGATTGTAACTGGTCATTGTCGCCATATTAAAAAGATATTTAAAAGTATTATTCCTATTTTTTTAGTTGCGATGTCTTTGACACTATATCTACCGGGGTAGATATTCGTAAAGTTGCGATTGATTTCAAAAATCTGTTGAAAACGGAGATAACAAAAACAGGTCAATCATGGTGGTATCTGACCATAATCGACCCGTTCAATGTAACGGTGTAGCGTTATTTAGGTAACACTTTTCAAGCTT is a genomic window of Paenibacillus durus ATCC 35681 containing:
- a CDS encoding RHS repeat-associated core domain-containing protein produces the protein MTEEAEPTEDITTELVKENPYRYAAYYCDRKTQYYYLQARYYDPRPTRSTSHDPEE
- a CDS encoding HNH/ENDO VII family nuclease; translated protein: MTQRNESSIAEVTQSFHQQNSKVIHINPNTVPSGINRSEFNQWKQGYWKKRATDFK
- a CDS encoding SMI1/KNR4 family protein, producing MSVQDYKNAVDLIEQHPGLGDFIGNSTEELIGKAEKKLGLVFPPLYRNFLLDYGAGNFGAEEVYGVIKDDFEHSGIPDAVWFTLKQREEVNLPCNLVIIYHTGGEEMFCLNIEKTDKFKEVPIVSYSIGVEPENQIYEIVASDFGEFLLQRVRTELGIS
- a CDS encoding RHS repeat-associated core domain-containing protein, whose translation is MEQTVTDTSAGITDLVTEEAEPTEDITTELVKKNPYGYAAYYWDRKTQYYYHLQARYYDPRPARFISEDTYEVEIEAPPTLNLYTYVRSNPLFLPIRVDMKQHLI